The following proteins are encoded in a genomic region of Bombus pyrosoma isolate SC7728 linkage group LG1, ASM1482585v1, whole genome shotgun sequence:
- the LOC122569855 gene encoding bone morphogenetic protein receptor type-2 isoform X2 encodes MKAIVSITLIVLLYGINSVPISAIRICASRKKNNENFLLKQNTPSVPEDLLNDSNVIHTGKDDNINFEKCTNFCHALWQEEKTANGTKIIILSQGCWKQSGEQKCETTECIALQRSTKALNNTKFCCCHGDYCNLNINSTNILYSENNAHSSIPAENNQPTTEYLEQSDSGKWIVIITSVLLCILLVIYIVAIMVYRVYHSNMIARLGKPLSYTDQFMDSTALRTGTYTVDHLKLTTIVGQGRYGSVWQGSMGDQDVAVKIFPSHYRNYFQNERDTYCLPFMEHPSLLSYYGVDERISMEGSVEYLLVLSFAPGGTLTDFLRTHTIDWATFCKMGLSMVKGLAYLHTDIHKSDKFKPCIAHRDINSRNILIKADGTCCICDLGLAVQISGSKYYSNGEAQHAEIKSINDVGTLRYMAPEILEGAVNLRDCESSLKQIDVYAMGLVLWELVSRCSDIYILGSEVPPYRQPYEKEIGLHPTFEQMQVLVSRNKARPLLEGNLVDRPGVRLIKETMEDCWDADAEARLTALCIEERLSELQSHRVPSTTNSLYSESSYHDNVHVTQLASHAVQDSSSNEGGIVENLVTLSPSESIVHEHSFKNSNEVAIYNHTQTLQPYQGRNPCMERNLMLQSDSLEDLGCNGNVLVDKSMKHACNDQYRIVSEAQGLVSHDYLSQHTTQLTQLRPATPIPYVQNVISDDGASSYGKRKQTNVHEVCPQDSPRKKLFGWSNFKKLLVNKKMYPYNKYQIDREDSKSNLLSKQNVQIKTVETNVTISPAGKYVNGIITKTPTFSPTLDKNDKNAIQIGKQKFDNDNTNTRPSTLPLVNLRNKKSENISRQESIDKFNEVFNVGSNVNVLKDPHMRIKTPGDLPPSVRKIRGRGQSSARFSLYDDRMMCNILSEEDDRSDKAIWNSVPFGMDLGDSDDKHSSTKFSTKNVTCF; translated from the exons ATGAAAGCCATTGTATCAATTACATTGATCGTGCTGTTATATGGGATAAACTCAGTACCCATCAGTGCCATTAGAATATGTGCCagcagaaaaaaaaataatgaaaattttctcttaaaacaaaatacaccCAGTGTACCTGAAGATTTACTCAATGACAGTAATGTAATTCATACTGGA aaggatgataatattaattttgaaaaatgtactAATTTTTGCCATGCATTGTGGCAAGAAGAGAAGACTGCAAATGGAAccaaaattatcattttatctcAAG GTTGTTGGAAACAGTCTGGTGAACAAAAATGTGAAACAACAGAATGCATTGCCCTTCAACGTTCTACTAAAGCActgaataatacaaaattttgttgctGTCATGGAGATTATTGTAATCTTAATATCAATAGTACTAATATCTTATACTCTGAAAATAATGCACATAGTTCTATTCCTGCAGAAAATAATCAAccaa CAACTGAATATTTGGAACAATCAGATTCTGGGAAATGGATTGTTATCATAACAAGTGTTCTACTATGCatattattagtaatatatattgtagCTATAATGGTATATCGTGTATATCATAGTAATATGATAGCAAGATTAGGAAAACCACTTTCCTATACAGATCAGTTTATGGATAGCACGGCACTAAGAACTGGTACTTATACAGTAGATCATTTGAAGCTTACCACAATTGTAG GACAAGGACGGTATGGATCGGTATGGCAAGGCAGCATGGGAGATCAAGATGTcgctgtaaaaatatttccttcccattatcgtaattatttccaaaatgAGAGAGATACTTATTGTCTTCCCTTTATGGAACACCCATCTCTTCTAAGTTATTATG GTGTTGATGAAAGAATCAGTATGGAAGGTAGTGTTGAATATCTTTTAGTACTTAGCTTTGCACCAGGTGGTACTTTAACAGATTTTTTAAGAACGCATACAATTGATTGGGCCACATTTTGCAAAATGGGTCTTTCTATGGTGAAAGGACTTGCTTACTTACACACTGATATACATAAAAGTG ATAAATTTAAGCCGTGCATTGCACACAGAGACattaattcgagaaatatatTGATCAAAGCCGATGGTACTTGTTGTATATGCGATTTAGGATTAGCAGTTCAAATTTCTGgttctaaatattattcaaatggAGAAGCACAACATGCCGAGATAAAATCAATCAACGAT GTCGGTACTTTGAGATATATGGCGCCAGAAATATTAGAAGGGGCTGTAAATTTAAGAGATTGTGAAAGCTCTTTAAAACAAATAGATGTTTATGCAATGGGCTTAGTCTTATGGGAATTAGTTTCAAGATGCTcagatatttacatattagGATCAGAAGTACCTCCTTATAGACAACCATATGAGAAAGAAATTGGTCTTCATCCAACATTTGAACAAATGCAAGTTCTAGTTTCTCGTAATAAAGCAAGACCTTTACTGGAAGGTAATTTAGTGGACAGGCCCGGAGTACGTTTAATTAAGGAAACAATGGAAGATTGTTGGGATGCAGACGCAGAAGCTCGATTAACTGCTTTATGTATAGAAGAGCGTCTTTCGGAATTACAATCTCATCGAg TGCCTTCAACCACAAACAGCCTTTATAGCGAATCTTCGTATCATGATAATGTTCACGTCACTCAACTTGCATCGCACGCAGTACAAGACAGTTCGAGTAACGAAGGAGgcattgttgaaaatttggtAACATTATCGCCTTCTGAAAGCATTGTCCATGAGCATAGCT ttaaaaattcaaatgaagtGGCAATATATAATCATACTCAAACACTTCAACCTTATCAAGGGCGAAACCCTTGTATGGaacgaaatttaatgttaCAGTCAGATTCACTTGAAGATTTAGGGTGCAATGGTAATGTACTCGTTGATAAATCTATGAAACATGCGTGTAATGATCAGTACAGAATTGTATCAGAAGCACAAGGACTTGTTTCACATGATTATTTGAGTCAACACACGACGCAATTAACCCAGCTAAGACCAGCTACACCTATACCATATGTCCAAAATGTTATTTCGGATGATGGTGCATCATCATATGGTAAAAGAAAACAGACAAACGTACATGAAGTTTGTCCGCAAGATAGCCccagaaaaaaattgtttggatggtcaaattttaaaaaactacttgttaataaaaagatgtatCCATATAATAAGTATCAAATAGATCGAGAGGATTCTAAATCTAACTTATTGTCAAAACAGAACGTACAGATCAAAACTGTAGAGACTAATGTAACGATATCCCCAGCAGGGAAATATGTAaatggtattattacaaaaacacCTACTTTTAGCCCTACGCTAGATAAGAATGATAAGAATGCTATACAAATTGGTAAACAGAAatttgataatgataatacaaATACCCGACCATCTACCTTGCCCCTCGTAAAtctaagaaataaaaaaagtgaaaatatcaGTAGACAGGAAAGCATCGATAAATTCAACGAAGTTTTTAACGTGGGATCTAATGTAAACGTATTAAAGGATCCACATATGAGAATAAAAACGCCGGGAGATTTGCCGCcttctgtaagaaaaataCGTGGTCGCGGACAATCAAGTGCTAGATTTTCTCTTTATGATGACCGTATGATGTGCAATATTTTAAGCGAGGAAGACGACCGAAGTGATAAAGCTATTTGGAATTCAGTACCATTTGGCATGGATCTTGGCGACAGCGATGACAAACATTCGTCGACTAAATTTAGTACCAAAAATGTTACTTGCTTTTAA
- the LOC122569855 gene encoding bone morphogenetic protein receptor type-2 isoform X1 has product MKAIVSITLIVLLYGINSVPISAIRICASRKKNNENFLLKQNTPSVPEDLLNDSNVIHTGKDDNINFEKCTNFCHALWQEEKTANGTKIIILSQGCWKQSGEQKCETTECIALQRSTKALNNTKFCCCHGDYCNLNINSTNILYSENNAHSSIPAENNQPTTEYLEQSDSGKWIVIITSVLLCILLVIYIVAIMVYRVYHSNMIARLGKPLSYTDQFMDSTALRTGTYTVDHLKLTTIVGQGRYGSVWQGSMGDQDVAVKIFPSHYRNYFQNERDTYCLPFMEHPSLLSYYGVDERISMEGSVEYLLVLSFAPGGTLTDFLRTHTIDWATFCKMGLSMVKGLAYLHTDIHKSDKFKPCIAHRDINSRNILIKADGTCCICDLGLAVQISGSKYYSNGEAQHAEIKSINDVGTLRYMAPEILEGAVNLRDCESSLKQIDVYAMGLVLWELVSRCSDIYILGSEVPPYRQPYEKEIGLHPTFEQMQVLVSRNKARPLLEGNLVDRPGVRLIKETMEDCWDADAEARLTALCIEERLSELQSHRVTMHFTDGSPMVNSHCTLVPSTTNSLYSESSYHDNVHVTQLASHAVQDSSSNEGGIVENLVTLSPSESIVHEHSFKNSNEVAIYNHTQTLQPYQGRNPCMERNLMLQSDSLEDLGCNGNVLVDKSMKHACNDQYRIVSEAQGLVSHDYLSQHTTQLTQLRPATPIPYVQNVISDDGASSYGKRKQTNVHEVCPQDSPRKKLFGWSNFKKLLVNKKMYPYNKYQIDREDSKSNLLSKQNVQIKTVETNVTISPAGKYVNGIITKTPTFSPTLDKNDKNAIQIGKQKFDNDNTNTRPSTLPLVNLRNKKSENISRQESIDKFNEVFNVGSNVNVLKDPHMRIKTPGDLPPSVRKIRGRGQSSARFSLYDDRMMCNILSEEDDRSDKAIWNSVPFGMDLGDSDDKHSSTKFSTKNVTCF; this is encoded by the exons ATGAAAGCCATTGTATCAATTACATTGATCGTGCTGTTATATGGGATAAACTCAGTACCCATCAGTGCCATTAGAATATGTGCCagcagaaaaaaaaataatgaaaattttctcttaaaacaaaatacaccCAGTGTACCTGAAGATTTACTCAATGACAGTAATGTAATTCATACTGGA aaggatgataatattaattttgaaaaatgtactAATTTTTGCCATGCATTGTGGCAAGAAGAGAAGACTGCAAATGGAAccaaaattatcattttatctcAAG GTTGTTGGAAACAGTCTGGTGAACAAAAATGTGAAACAACAGAATGCATTGCCCTTCAACGTTCTACTAAAGCActgaataatacaaaattttgttgctGTCATGGAGATTATTGTAATCTTAATATCAATAGTACTAATATCTTATACTCTGAAAATAATGCACATAGTTCTATTCCTGCAGAAAATAATCAAccaa CAACTGAATATTTGGAACAATCAGATTCTGGGAAATGGATTGTTATCATAACAAGTGTTCTACTATGCatattattagtaatatatattgtagCTATAATGGTATATCGTGTATATCATAGTAATATGATAGCAAGATTAGGAAAACCACTTTCCTATACAGATCAGTTTATGGATAGCACGGCACTAAGAACTGGTACTTATACAGTAGATCATTTGAAGCTTACCACAATTGTAG GACAAGGACGGTATGGATCGGTATGGCAAGGCAGCATGGGAGATCAAGATGTcgctgtaaaaatatttccttcccattatcgtaattatttccaaaatgAGAGAGATACTTATTGTCTTCCCTTTATGGAACACCCATCTCTTCTAAGTTATTATG GTGTTGATGAAAGAATCAGTATGGAAGGTAGTGTTGAATATCTTTTAGTACTTAGCTTTGCACCAGGTGGTACTTTAACAGATTTTTTAAGAACGCATACAATTGATTGGGCCACATTTTGCAAAATGGGTCTTTCTATGGTGAAAGGACTTGCTTACTTACACACTGATATACATAAAAGTG ATAAATTTAAGCCGTGCATTGCACACAGAGACattaattcgagaaatatatTGATCAAAGCCGATGGTACTTGTTGTATATGCGATTTAGGATTAGCAGTTCAAATTTCTGgttctaaatattattcaaatggAGAAGCACAACATGCCGAGATAAAATCAATCAACGAT GTCGGTACTTTGAGATATATGGCGCCAGAAATATTAGAAGGGGCTGTAAATTTAAGAGATTGTGAAAGCTCTTTAAAACAAATAGATGTTTATGCAATGGGCTTAGTCTTATGGGAATTAGTTTCAAGATGCTcagatatttacatattagGATCAGAAGTACCTCCTTATAGACAACCATATGAGAAAGAAATTGGTCTTCATCCAACATTTGAACAAATGCAAGTTCTAGTTTCTCGTAATAAAGCAAGACCTTTACTGGAAGGTAATTTAGTGGACAGGCCCGGAGTACGTTTAATTAAGGAAACAATGGAAGATTGTTGGGATGCAGACGCAGAAGCTCGATTAACTGCTTTATGTATAGAAGAGCGTCTTTCGGAATTACAATCTCATCGAg TAACAATGCATTTCACCGATGGAAGTCCAATGGTAAACTCTCATTGTACTCTAGTGCCTTCAACCACAAACAGCCTTTATAGCGAATCTTCGTATCATGATAATGTTCACGTCACTCAACTTGCATCGCACGCAGTACAAGACAGTTCGAGTAACGAAGGAGgcattgttgaaaatttggtAACATTATCGCCTTCTGAAAGCATTGTCCATGAGCATAGCT ttaaaaattcaaatgaagtGGCAATATATAATCATACTCAAACACTTCAACCTTATCAAGGGCGAAACCCTTGTATGGaacgaaatttaatgttaCAGTCAGATTCACTTGAAGATTTAGGGTGCAATGGTAATGTACTCGTTGATAAATCTATGAAACATGCGTGTAATGATCAGTACAGAATTGTATCAGAAGCACAAGGACTTGTTTCACATGATTATTTGAGTCAACACACGACGCAATTAACCCAGCTAAGACCAGCTACACCTATACCATATGTCCAAAATGTTATTTCGGATGATGGTGCATCATCATATGGTAAAAGAAAACAGACAAACGTACATGAAGTTTGTCCGCAAGATAGCCccagaaaaaaattgtttggatggtcaaattttaaaaaactacttgttaataaaaagatgtatCCATATAATAAGTATCAAATAGATCGAGAGGATTCTAAATCTAACTTATTGTCAAAACAGAACGTACAGATCAAAACTGTAGAGACTAATGTAACGATATCCCCAGCAGGGAAATATGTAaatggtattattacaaaaacacCTACTTTTAGCCCTACGCTAGATAAGAATGATAAGAATGCTATACAAATTGGTAAACAGAAatttgataatgataatacaaATACCCGACCATCTACCTTGCCCCTCGTAAAtctaagaaataaaaaaagtgaaaatatcaGTAGACAGGAAAGCATCGATAAATTCAACGAAGTTTTTAACGTGGGATCTAATGTAAACGTATTAAAGGATCCACATATGAGAATAAAAACGCCGGGAGATTTGCCGCcttctgtaagaaaaataCGTGGTCGCGGACAATCAAGTGCTAGATTTTCTCTTTATGATGACCGTATGATGTGCAATATTTTAAGCGAGGAAGACGACCGAAGTGATAAAGCTATTTGGAATTCAGTACCATTTGGCATGGATCTTGGCGACAGCGATGACAAACATTCGTCGACTAAATTTAGTACCAAAAATGTTACTTGCTTTTAA
- the LOC122569863 gene encoding elongation factor G, mitochondrial, which produces MSIITVLRYDMNLKSLRSRSQILKNSLQCLSSFAKYAEHKPLEKIRNIGISAHIDSGKTTLTERILFYTGRIAKMHEVRGRDNVGATMDSMELERQRGITIQSAATYTLWKDHNINIIDTPGHVDFTVEVERALRVLDGAILVLCAVGGVQSQTITVDRQMRRYNVPRLAFINKLDRLGANHKRTLEQLRGKLNLNAAFLQLPIGLESKNTGVVDLIHQKALYFEGDFGEVIREDEIPSDMRTEVQDKRQELIEHLSNVDEKIGEMYLNEMQILEKDITDAIRRSCIQRTFVPVLVGTALKNKGVQPLLDAVVDYLPNPGEVENYAFEHTKETSQILLNSKRSGEHPFIGLAFKLEAGRFGQLTYFRCYQGMVNKGDTLYNTRTKKKVRIQKLVRLHANQMEDVTTVYAGDIFALFGVDCASGDTFVNNSDLELSMESIYVPEPVVSMSIQVKNSKDRENFAKGISRFTKEDPTLRYHYDPDNKESLVSGMGELHLEIYSQRLEREFNCPVILGKPKVSFRETLRAPIEFDYLHKKQSGGAGQYARIIGVLEPLPPEKNTELLFCDETIGTNIPKQFVPGVERGFRTICEKGFLTGHKVAGVKFRLIDGMHHCVDSSELAFFLAGQGAMKDSYLNGSWQVLEPVMSVEITVPIEYQGMVMTQIIKRHGILINTDNNEGWSTLKAEVPLNDMFGYIGELRSSTQGKGEFTMEYARYTPCLPEVEEQIIREYQIANNLISERKQN; this is translated from the exons ATGTCTATTATAACAGTTCTAAGGTACGACATGAATTTAAAATCATTGCGTTCTCGTTCTCAAATTTTAAAG AATAGTTTGCAATGTTTGTCCTCGTTTGCAAAATATGCAGAACATAAACCGttggaaaaaattcgaaatattggTATATCAGCACACATTGATTCTGGAAAAACCACCTTAACTGAACGTATACTATTTTATACTGGAAGAATAGCTAAAATGCATGAG gtGAGAGGTAGAGACAATGTTGGAGCAACAATGGACAGTATGGAATTAGAGAGACAGAGGGGAATTACAATTCAATCTGCTGCAACTTATACTTTATGGAAAgatcataatattaatattatcgatacCCCTGGTCATGTGGATTTTACAGTGGAGGTAGAACGAGCTTTACGTGTTCTAGATGGAGCTATATTAGTATTATGTGCTGTCGGTGGTGTTCAGTCACAAACTATAACTGTAGATCGTCAAATGAGAAGGTATAATGTACCTCGTCTagcatttattaataaattggaCAGATTAGGTGCTAATCATAAAAGAACATTGGAACAATtaagaggaaaattaaatcTCAATGCTGCATTTCTGCAATTACCTATTGGTTTAGAAAGCAAAAATACAGGAGTAGTAGATTTAATTCATCAAAAAGCTTTATACTTTGAAGGAGACTTTGGTGAAGTTATAAGAGAAGATGAAATTCCATCAGACATGAGAAcag AGGTACAAGATAAAAGACAAGAGTTAATTGAACACTTGAGCAATGTTGAtgaaaaaattggagaaatgtatttaaacGAAATGCAAATACTTGAAAAAGACATAACAGATGCTATCAGAAGAAGTTGTATACAAAGAACTTTTGTGCCAGTACTGGTTGGGActgctttaaaaaataaaggtgTTCAACCATTACTAGATGCAGTTGTGGACTATTTACCGAATCCTGGAGAAGTGGAAAACTATGCATTTGAGCATAC AAAGGAAACTAGTCAAATTCTATTGAATTCAAAAAGGAGTGGTGAGCATCCTTTTATTGGATTAGCATTTAAATTGGAAGCTGGTAGATTTGGTCAATTAACTTATTTTCGCTGTTACCAAGGAATGGTAAACAAAGGAGatactttatataatacaagaacaaaaaaaaaa GTTCGAATTCAAAAGTTGGTAAGACTTCACGCAAATCAGATGGAAGATGTGACCACAGTTTATGCAGGTGACATTTTTGCTTTATTTGGAGTAGATTGTGCGTCAGGTGAtacatttgttaataattctgATCTGGAATTGTCAATGGAATCTATTTATGTACCTGAGCCTGTGGTATCTATGTCTATTcaagtaaaaaattcaaaagataGGGAGAATTTTGCAAAAGGCATCTCACGCTTCACAAAAGAAGATCCTACTTTAAGGTATCACTATGATCCAGACAACaag GAATCTTTGGTTTCTGGAATGGGCGAGTTACATCTAGAAATCTATTCTCAAAGACTCGAACGTGAATTTAACTGTCCTGTTATACTTGGAAAACCAAAAGTTTCGTTTCGTGAAACATTACGTGCTCCCATCGAATTCGATTATCTTCATAAGAAGCAATCAGGAGGAGCTGGTCAATACGCTCGAATAATTGGTGTATTAGag CCACTACCGCCAGAAAAAAATACCGAACTTTTATTTTGTGATGAAACGATTGGGACAAATATTCCAAAACAATTTGTTCCGGGTGTAGAAAGAGGATTTAGAACTATATGTGAAAAGGGATTTCTCACAGGTCATAAAGTAGCGGGTGTTAAGTTTCGGTTAATAGATGGTATGCATCATTGCGTGGATTCTTCCGAACTTGCATTTTTCCTTGCTGGACAAGGTGCAATGAAAGATTCATATTTAAACGGATCATGGCAAGTTTTAGAACCAGTTATGTCGGTGGAAATAACTGTTCCTATAGAATATCAG GGAATGGTTATGacacaaataattaaacggCATGGTATCCTCATTAATACGGACAACAACGAGGGATGGTCTACATTAAAAGCAGAAGTTCCATTAAATGATATGTTTGGATATATTGGGGAATTACGATCTAGTACTCAAGGAAAAGGAGAGTTTACCATGGAATATGCAAGATATACACCTTGTCTACCAGAAGTGGAAGAACAAATAATAAGAGAATATCAAatagcaaataatttaatttcggaGCGAAAACAAAATTAG